One Micromonospora craniellae genomic region harbors:
- a CDS encoding serine/threonine-protein kinase — MRTLDGRYRLEQRIGVGGMSEVWRAHDTVLDRPVAVKLVSPGQPDGDASVERIRAEARSAARLVHPNVASVHDFGTCAGLPGHEQPYIVMELAEGLTLAAHLRAGPLDWQIAVRVCAEVSAALAAAHAHGIVHRDVKPANVMLTPSGVKVLDFGIASPTGAADTAPEGVVVGTPAYLAPEQLRRAPATPAADMYALGVLLYCCLAGRLPYSADSVTQLLAPHGRQPPRPLPEVPGLPAEVADLCRRCLADDPALRPTSLVTALLLAEAVDARVYVPMRQPLLPRQDPPVSPWTDRAAAEVTEAAARVQWSHHPR, encoded by the coding sequence ATGCGGACGCTGGACGGGCGATACCGGCTCGAACAGCGCATCGGCGTCGGCGGGATGTCCGAGGTCTGGCGCGCCCACGACACGGTGCTCGACCGGCCGGTCGCGGTGAAGCTGGTGTCACCGGGGCAGCCGGACGGGGACGCCTCGGTCGAACGGATCCGCGCCGAGGCTCGGTCGGCGGCCCGCCTGGTGCATCCCAACGTCGCCAGCGTGCACGACTTCGGCACCTGCGCCGGCCTGCCCGGTCACGAGCAGCCGTACATCGTGATGGAGCTGGCCGAGGGGCTGACGCTCGCCGCCCACCTGCGCGCCGGGCCGCTGGACTGGCAGATCGCGGTCCGGGTCTGCGCCGAGGTCAGCGCGGCGCTGGCCGCCGCCCACGCGCACGGCATCGTGCACCGCGACGTGAAGCCCGCGAACGTGATGCTCACCCCGTCCGGGGTGAAGGTGCTCGACTTCGGCATCGCCTCCCCGACCGGCGCCGCCGACACCGCCCCCGAGGGCGTGGTGGTCGGTACGCCCGCCTACCTCGCCCCCGAGCAACTGCGCCGGGCGCCCGCCACCCCGGCCGCCGACATGTACGCCCTCGGCGTCCTGCTCTACTGCTGCCTGGCCGGGCGGCTGCCGTACTCGGCGGACAGCGTCACCCAGTTGCTCGCTCCACACGGGCGGCAGCCACCGCGCCCCCTTCCCGAGGTGCCGGGCCTGCCCGCCGAGGTGGCCGACCTGTGCCGGCGGTGCCTCGCCGACGATCCGGCCCTGCGGCCGACCAGCCTGGTCACCGCCCTGCTGCTGGCCGAGGCGGTGGACGCCCGGGTGTACGTGCCGATGCGCCAGCCGCTGCTGCCCCGCCAGGATCCGCCGGTGAGCCCGTGGACCGACCGGGCCGCGGCCGAGGTCACCGAGGCCGCCGCGCGGGTCCAGTGGAGCCATCATCCGCGGTGA
- a CDS encoding OsmC family protein — translation MSSWLNEVATATAEGGHIHTDDEALSTGLASPLAAHCSGLTPSQLLAAAFASCLHHAAVEAAGGITDEAHTVQVRAEASLGRDDDGRYRADVHASISSVGLTRQQLTELVEQADRLWPFSSDDGGRHRLTVTSAENGRH, via the coding sequence ATGAGTTCCTGGCTGAACGAGGTTGCCACGGCCACCGCCGAGGGTGGCCACATCCACACCGACGACGAGGCGCTCTCCACCGGCCTCGCCTCTCCGTTGGCGGCACACTGCAGCGGGCTCACCCCGTCGCAGCTGCTCGCCGCCGCCTTCGCCTCCTGCCTGCACCACGCGGCGGTCGAGGCGGCCGGAGGGATCACCGACGAGGCGCACACCGTGCAGGTACGGGCGGAGGCCAGCCTCGGCCGCGACGACGACGGCCGGTACCGGGCGGACGTGCACGCCTCGATCTCGTCGGTGGGCCTGACCCGCCAGCAGCTCACCGAACTCGTGGAGCAGGCCGACCGGCTGTGGCCGTTCTCCAGCGACGACGGCGGCCGGCACCGACTGACGGTCACCTCGGCGGAGAACGGCCGGCACTGA
- a CDS encoding response regulator has translation MGARTLDPVHILVVDDDPGDVLMIEEALASSTVDKVIDVVSDGEEAMEFLRREGRHIGAHRPDVILLDLNMPRMDGRQVLGEVKNDEDLRTIPIVVLTTSNADTDIISSYTLQANAYVTKPIDLDDFNDVVHRIDEFFGRVVVLPKRA, from the coding sequence ATGGGCGCACGCACCCTTGACCCGGTACACATCCTGGTCGTCGACGACGACCCGGGTGACGTGCTCATGATCGAGGAGGCGTTGGCCAGCTCCACCGTCGACAAGGTCATCGACGTGGTCAGTGACGGCGAGGAGGCGATGGAGTTCCTGCGCCGCGAGGGGCGGCACATCGGGGCGCACCGGCCGGACGTCATCCTGCTCGACCTGAACATGCCCCGGATGGACGGACGTCAGGTGCTGGGCGAGGTCAAGAACGACGAGGACCTGCGGACCATCCCGATCGTCGTGCTCACCACGTCGAACGCCGACACCGACATCATCAGCAGCTACACGTTGCAGGCCAACGCGTACGTGACCAAGCCGATCGACCTGGACGACTTCAACGACGTCGTGCACCGCATCGACGAGTTCTTCGGCCGGGTGGTCGTGCTGCCCAAGCGCGCCTGA
- a CDS encoding STAS domain-containing protein, with protein MTFTVTYAERLGGGPTRLRLSGELDMSTAGELNAVIDRLADAGERRLLVDLTDLTFCDSTGISVFVRGDNRAAAHGGWLRVTGATGRVERVLKVTGLAEVLGYCADAVDPATTDRPGMG; from the coding sequence GTGACGTTCACCGTCACGTACGCCGAGCGTCTCGGTGGCGGGCCGACCCGCCTCCGGCTCTCCGGTGAGCTGGACATGAGTACCGCCGGAGAGCTCAACGCCGTCATCGACCGGCTGGCCGACGCCGGGGAGCGACGGCTGCTCGTCGACCTGACAGACCTCACGTTCTGCGACTCGACCGGCATCTCGGTCTTCGTCCGCGGGGACAACCGGGCGGCGGCCCACGGTGGCTGGTTGCGCGTCACCGGCGCGACCGGCCGGGTGGAGCGGGTGCTCAAGGTGACGGGTCTCGCCGAGGTGCTGGGGTACTGTGCTGACGCCGTCGACCCGGCGACCACCGACCGTCCGGGGATGGGCTAG